In Janthinobacterium sp. 67, a genomic segment contains:
- a CDS encoding methyl-accepting chemotaxis protein, with protein sequence MKNLKIGVRLGGGFAAVLLLLTTLTVVGIVQMQSASKETDALVNVKVRNERLIGEWTKVIEVNAARTAAAWKVSDPEHQKQFEKEMAVSSARATEIQNDIGKSELSAEEQALYQEVLSTRKAYTEVRKNVFKAKNAGDLELGKRLYEGDMAVKRDIYLASLKKLEVLEAKLLDETAAQIRSRYENGRTLLISLGVVAILLGIACAYWITRSITRPITRAVEVAEAVSAGDLTSHIVVESRDETGQLMHALKNMNDKLVSIVGQVRSGTESISTASSEIAAGNLDLSSRTEEQASSLEETASSMEELTSTVKLNADNARSANQLAIDASQIASKGGVVVSEVVSTMGSINDSSRKIVDIISVIDAIAFQTNILALNAAVEAARAGEQGRGFAVVASEVRNLAQRSSAAAKEIKGLIDDSVQKVEAGSQLVDKAGRTMDEIVQSISHVTQIMNQITDASDEQRAGIEQVNQAIGQMDQVTQQNAALVEEAAAAAESMQEQAAKLADVVGLFKLDAAQHYVSASASPSVAASAQVKAATRPVMRPAKYRAPAPAVAAPAPGKSAQADAVRPRAPKAPVASGADEWEEF encoded by the coding sequence ATGAAGAACCTCAAAATCGGCGTACGTCTTGGTGGCGGTTTTGCCGCCGTCCTCCTTCTGTTGACGACCTTGACCGTGGTGGGCATCGTGCAGATGCAAAGCGCCAGCAAGGAGACCGATGCGCTCGTCAACGTCAAGGTGCGCAACGAGCGCCTGATCGGCGAATGGACCAAGGTCATCGAGGTGAACGCGGCGCGCACGGCGGCCGCCTGGAAAGTCAGCGATCCCGAACACCAGAAACAGTTTGAAAAGGAAATGGCGGTCTCGTCCGCACGCGCCACGGAAATCCAGAACGATATCGGCAAGAGCGAGCTGAGCGCCGAAGAGCAGGCGCTGTACCAGGAGGTGCTGAGCACGCGCAAGGCCTACACGGAAGTGCGCAAGAACGTGTTCAAGGCCAAGAATGCGGGCGACCTGGAACTGGGCAAGCGCCTGTACGAAGGCGACATGGCCGTCAAGCGCGACATCTACCTGGCGTCGCTGAAGAAGCTGGAAGTGCTGGAAGCCAAATTGCTCGATGAAACGGCCGCGCAAATCCGTTCGCGCTACGAAAACGGCCGTACGCTGCTGATTTCGCTTGGCGTGGTCGCCATCTTGCTGGGCATTGCTTGCGCGTACTGGATCACGCGCTCGATCACGCGCCCCATCACGCGGGCCGTCGAAGTGGCGGAAGCCGTGTCCGCCGGTGACCTGACCAGCCATATCGTGGTGGAAAGCCGCGATGAAACGGGGCAATTGATGCACGCGCTGAAAAACATGAACGACAAGCTGGTGAGCATCGTCGGCCAGGTGCGTTCCGGCACGGAATCGATCAGCACGGCGTCGAGTGAAATTGCCGCCGGCAACCTCGACTTGTCGTCACGCACGGAAGAGCAGGCCAGCTCGCTGGAAGAGACGGCGTCTTCCATGGAAGAGCTGACCTCCACCGTGAAACTCAATGCCGACAATGCGCGCAGCGCCAACCAGCTGGCCATCGACGCCTCGCAGATCGCCAGCAAGGGCGGGGTGGTGGTATCGGAAGTGGTCAGCACCATGGGTTCGATCAACGATTCCTCGCGCAAGATTGTCGACATCATCAGCGTCATCGACGCCATCGCCTTCCAGACGAATATCCTGGCACTGAACGCGGCCGTGGAAGCGGCCAGGGCCGGCGAGCAGGGCCGTGGTTTTGCCGTCGTGGCCAGTGAAGTGCGCAACCTGGCGCAGCGCTCGAGCGCGGCTGCCAAGGAAATCAAGGGTTTGATCGACGATTCCGTGCAAAAGGTCGAGGCCGGTTCACAACTGGTGGACAAGGCGGGCCGCACCATGGACGAAATCGTGCAAAGCATCAGCCATGTGACGCAGATCATGAACCAGATCACGGACGCCAGCGATGAACAGCGCGCCGGCATCGAACAAGTCAACCAGGCCATCGGCCAGATGGACCAGGTGACGCAGCAAAACGCGGCCCTGGTGGAAGAAGCGGCCGCGGCGGCCGAATCCATGCAGGAACAGGCGGCCAAGCTGGCCGACGTCGTGGGCCTGTTCAAGCTCGATGCAGCGCAGCACTATGTGTCGGCCAGTGCCAGTCCGTCCGTGGCGGCGTCTGCTCAAGTAAAAGCTGCCACCCGTCCCGTCATGCGGCCTGCCAAGTACCGCGCGCCGGCACCGGCCGTGGCGGCACCCGCGCCGGGCAAGTCGGCGCAAGCGGACGCCGTGCGTCCACGCGCGCCGAAGGCACCGGTGGCGTCGGGCGCCGACGAGTGGGAAGAGTTTTAA
- a CDS encoding PA0069 family radical SAM protein has translation MLPPQSLKAKKGRGAVSNLQGRYEVHARAGFDDGWSVGGLDGAAGEEAAPAWKTQVSDEQARTILTRNASPDLPFNMSLNPYRGCEHGCIYCFARPTHSYLGLSPGLDFESRIYAKVNAPELLRRELARPSYVPEPIALGVNTDAYQPCERERQLTRRVLEVLQECDHPVALITKSSLIERDIDILAPMAARHLAAVAVTVTTLDPAIARTLEPRAAAPARRLRTIRTLTEAGIPVGVSIAPIIPFVTEPEIEQLLEAVRDAGAIHAHYVVLRLPWEVSPLFQQWLEAHFPERAQRVMNRVREMRGGKDYDSAFGARMRGEGVWADLIRQRFEKAVHRLGLHGKGGRFKQLDCTQFRRPLVVPPLGAKVKNGNAGQLDLF, from the coding sequence ATGCTGCCGCCGCAATCGCTGAAAGCCAAAAAGGGGCGCGGTGCCGTATCGAACCTGCAAGGGCGCTACGAGGTGCATGCGCGCGCCGGCTTCGATGATGGCTGGAGCGTGGGCGGCCTGGATGGGGCGGCTGGGGAAGAGGCGGCGCCGGCCTGGAAGACGCAGGTCAGCGACGAGCAGGCGCGCACCATCCTCACGCGCAACGCTTCGCCCGATTTGCCCTTCAATATGTCGCTCAATCCCTATCGCGGCTGCGAGCATGGCTGCATCTATTGCTTTGCCCGTCCCACGCACAGCTATCTGGGCCTGTCACCGGGCCTGGACTTCGAAAGCCGCATCTACGCCAAGGTGAACGCGCCCGAGCTGTTGCGGCGCGAACTGGCCAGGCCGTCGTACGTGCCAGAACCGATCGCCCTGGGCGTCAATACCGATGCGTATCAGCCGTGCGAACGCGAGCGGCAGCTGACGCGGCGCGTGCTGGAAGTGCTGCAGGAGTGCGACCACCCCGTGGCGCTGATCACGAAATCGTCGCTGATCGAGCGCGATATCGACATTCTGGCGCCGATGGCGGCCAGGCATCTGGCGGCAGTGGCCGTCACTGTCACCACGCTCGACCCGGCCATCGCCCGCACCCTGGAACCGCGCGCGGCCGCCCCGGCACGGCGCCTGCGCACCATCCGCACCCTGACCGAGGCGGGCATCCCCGTGGGCGTGAGCATCGCGCCCATCATTCCCTTTGTGACGGAACCGGAAATCGAGCAATTGCTCGAAGCCGTGCGCGACGCGGGCGCCATCCACGCTCATTACGTGGTGCTGCGCCTGCCGTGGGAAGTGAGTCCCTTGTTCCAGCAATGGCTGGAAGCGCACTTCCCGGAACGGGCGCAGCGCGTGATGAACCGGGTACGCGAAATGCGGGGCGGCAAGGATTACGACAGCGCGTTCGGTGCGCGCATGCGGGGCGAAGGCGTGTGGGCGGACCTCATACGCCAGCGCTTTGAAAAAGCCGTGCACCGGCTGGGGCTGCACGGCAAGGGCGGCCGCTTCAAGCAGCTCGATTGCACGCAGTTCCGCCGGCCGCTGGTGGTGCCGCCGTTGGGCGCGAAAGTGAAAAATGGCAATGCGGGGCAGCTGGATCTGTTTTAA
- a CDS encoding lipocalin family protein, which yields MKKLLFLCVLVLAGCVGRPENIVPVSNFDTTRYLGKWYEIARLDHSFERGLSHVTADYSLRQDGGLKVLNRGYKDADAAWKEAEGKAYFVDKKDVAYLKVSFFGPFYGSYIVFDLDQQNYSYSMISGPDKSYLWLLSRTPTMDPAVQQRLIDKARGLGFDTSKLIYVKQN from the coding sequence ATGAAAAAACTGCTGTTCCTGTGTGTGCTTGTGCTGGCCGGCTGCGTGGGCCGGCCCGAGAATATTGTGCCAGTTAGCAACTTCGACACGACCCGCTATCTGGGAAAGTGGTATGAGATCGCGCGCCTCGACCACTCGTTCGAACGGGGCTTGAGTCATGTGACGGCCGACTACAGCCTGCGCCAGGATGGCGGCCTGAAAGTGCTCAACCGCGGCTACAAGGATGCGGATGCCGCCTGGAAGGAGGCGGAAGGCAAGGCGTATTTTGTGGACAAGAAAGACGTGGCTTACCTGAAAGTGTCGTTTTTTGGTCCTTTCTATGGTTCCTACATCGTCTTCGACCTCGACCAGCAAAATTACAGCTATTCCATGATCAGCGGTCCCGACAAGTCTTACTTGTGGTTGCTGTCGCGCACGCCGACCATGGACCCTGCCGTGCAGCAGCGCCTGATCGACAAGGCCCGCGGCCTGGGTTTCGATACGTCGAAATTGATCTATGTGAAGCAAAACTGA
- a CDS encoding substrate-binding periplasmic protein, with the protein MSRMLILPAALCLFIAAGARAEGPTPLVIYGDDDYPPYSYVDNGQMKGIYTEIVREAVQSMPQYAVQLRPVPWKRGVLMLQTGEAFALYPPYSWRSERPYVRYSVPLLMEQLVVLCNQDVLAKRTLRQWPADYSGLHIGVNAGFLLGDAKQRAAVQAANIVFDTAKGTRTNLLKLMRGRIDCYVSDRLSAQWELQRIRREEPPGTPMQTIQETAQLASQQGHLGFTERRPAAYPYRDDFIEQFNAAIVHMQNNGAIRRIVDRALQP; encoded by the coding sequence ATGTCCAGAATGCTCATCCTGCCTGCCGCGCTGTGCCTGTTCATCGCTGCCGGCGCGCGGGCCGAGGGGCCGACGCCGCTGGTGATCTATGGCGACGACGATTATCCGCCATACTCCTACGTCGACAACGGCCAGATGAAAGGCATCTATACGGAGATCGTGCGCGAAGCCGTGCAATCGATGCCGCAGTATGCGGTGCAGCTGCGTCCCGTGCCCTGGAAGCGGGGCGTGCTGATGCTGCAGACGGGCGAGGCGTTTGCCCTGTATCCGCCGTATTCATGGCGCAGCGAGCGGCCGTACGTGCGCTATTCCGTGCCGCTGCTGATGGAGCAACTGGTGGTGCTGTGCAACCAGGACGTGCTGGCCAAACGCACGCTGCGGCAGTGGCCCGCCGATTACAGCGGCTTGCACATCGGCGTGAACGCGGGTTTCTTGCTGGGCGATGCAAAGCAGAGGGCAGCCGTGCAAGCGGCCAACATCGTGTTCGATACGGCCAAGGGCACGCGCACGAATCTGCTCAAGCTGATGCGTGGACGTATCGATTGCTATGTCAGCGACCGCCTGTCGGCGCAGTGGGAATTGCAGCGCATCCGGCGCGAGGAACCGCCGGGCACGCCGATGCAGACGATTCAGGAAACGGCGCAGCTGGCCAGCCAGCAGGGACACCTGGGCTTTACGGAGCGCCGGCCTGCCGCCTACCCGTATCGCGATGACTTTATCGAACAATTCAATGCCGCCATCGTGCACATGCAAAACAATGGCGCGATCCGCCGCATCGTCGATCGCGCGCTGCAACCCTGA
- a CDS encoding tRNA-uridine aminocarboxypropyltransferase: protein MPSQPSSNTSSHTFSQPAASSSPAEPAKRARCPACLRAESSCICRWITPVSHAVEVLILQHPLEVHNAKGSARLLHLSLPNSHMLTGEQFASETLDELLAGKHNVLLYPDTPGDRSLGIAPPPALDPAILSDPAPFSARLRLVVLDATWRKSRKMLYLNPLLQQLPRLPLRDTPASHYLIRKAHAPDQLSTLEATCYALMQLEQDAARFVPLITAFDGFVAQQLSYVMAQGEKA from the coding sequence ATCCCCAGCCAACCCTCCAGTAATACTTCCAGCCATACCTTCAGCCAACCCGCTGCATCGTCCTCCCCGGCTGAACCCGCAAAACGCGCGCGCTGCCCGGCCTGCCTGCGCGCTGAAAGCAGCTGCATCTGCCGCTGGATCACCCCCGTTTCCCACGCGGTGGAAGTACTGATCCTGCAGCATCCGCTGGAAGTCCACAATGCCAAGGGCAGCGCCCGCTTGCTGCACCTGAGCCTGCCCAACAGCCACATGCTGACGGGCGAGCAGTTTGCTTCCGAAACGCTCGACGAATTGCTGGCCGGCAAGCACAACGTGTTGCTATACCCGGATACGCCAGGCGACCGTTCGCTGGGCATCGCGCCGCCGCCAGCGCTTGACCCCGCCATCTTGTCTGATCCGGCCCCATTTTCGGCCCGCCTGCGGCTGGTGGTGCTGGACGCCACCTGGCGCAAGAGCCGCAAGATGCTGTATCTGAATCCCCTGTTGCAGCAGCTGCCGCGCCTGCCTTTGCGCGATACGCCCGCTTCCCATTACCTGATCCGCAAGGCGCACGCGCCAGACCAGTTATCGACTCTGGAAGCAACGTGTTACGCCCTCATGCAGTTGGAGCAGGACGCGGCCCGCTTCGTTCCCCTGATCACGGCATTTGACGGTTTTGTGGCGCAGCAGTTGAGTTATGTCATGGCGCAGGGCGAAAAAGCTTGA
- the tssA gene encoding type VI secretion system protein TssA, whose product MFNLEQLLHPVSAVSPCGGDITFSQELDAIARARQHDDPSLDQGEWVTALKEADWPFVATRCEQLLATHSKDLRVAVWLAEAHAKTRHFRGLGDGYALLAGLCERYWDGLYPPAEEGDQEQRIGNVFWLLARTPQLLRETPLTEGADGLYSLQDFDAARQRAAASLAQGAADQGWGDTRHDEGATLAQMEAARQRNTRAFSDGLLADAQYCMQSLLAFERSVDARFGVDGPSFRAAREALENAIHFIAPLSPGADFAGAPPTAGQGASGGGVAIVQRQQALAQLRQVADFFRRTEPHSPVAYLAEKAASWGELPLHLWLRAVVKDSSTLAQLDEMLGTNSANG is encoded by the coding sequence ATGTTCAATCTGGAGCAGTTGCTGCATCCCGTCAGCGCCGTCAGCCCCTGCGGCGGCGACATCACCTTCAGCCAGGAGCTCGACGCCATCGCGCGCGCGCGCCAGCACGACGACCCGAGCCTGGACCAGGGCGAGTGGGTGACGGCGCTGAAGGAAGCCGACTGGCCGTTCGTGGCGACGCGCTGCGAACAGCTGCTCGCCACGCACAGCAAGGATTTGCGCGTGGCCGTGTGGCTGGCCGAGGCGCACGCGAAAACGCGCCACTTCCGTGGCCTGGGCGATGGCTACGCGTTGCTGGCCGGCCTGTGCGAACGTTACTGGGATGGCCTGTATCCGCCGGCGGAAGAGGGCGACCAGGAACAGCGCATCGGCAATGTCTTCTGGCTGCTGGCGCGCACGCCGCAGCTGCTGCGCGAGACCCCGCTGACCGAAGGCGCCGACGGCCTGTATTCGCTGCAGGATTTCGATGCGGCGCGCCAGCGCGCGGCGGCCAGCCTGGCGCAGGGCGCGGCGGATCAGGGCTGGGGCGATACGCGCCACGACGAAGGGGCGACCCTGGCGCAGATGGAGGCGGCGCGGCAAAGGAACACACGCGCCTTTTCCGACGGCTTGCTGGCCGACGCGCAATACTGCATGCAGTCGCTGCTGGCGTTCGAACGCAGCGTCGATGCGCGTTTTGGTGTTGATGGCCCGAGTTTTCGCGCCGCGCGCGAAGCGCTGGAAAATGCCATTCACTTCATCGCGCCGCTGTCGCCTGGCGCGGACTTTGCCGGCGCGCCGCCCACCGCCGGCCAGGGCGCCAGCGGGGGCGGGGTCGCCATCGTGCAGCGCCAGCAGGCGCTGGCCCAGCTGCGCCAGGTGGCCGATTTTTTCCGCCGCACGGAGCCGCACAGCCCCGTCGCCTACCTGGCCGAGAAGGCCGCCAGCTGGGGCGAGCTGCCGCTGCACCTGTGGCTGCGCGCCGTCGTGAAGGATTCAAGCACCCTGGCGCAGCTCGACGAAATGCTGGGCACGAACAGCGCAAACGGGTGA